A part of Aegilops tauschii subsp. strangulata cultivar AL8/78 chromosome 2, Aet v6.0, whole genome shotgun sequence genomic DNA contains:
- the LOC109744482 gene encoding uncharacterized protein has product MQGEVEQQAPMQMVLRVKHPSSLSSGSEEASEGEGSSRSALSVFKAKEEQIERKKMEVRDKVFAQLGRVEEESKRLAFIRQELEGMADPTRKEVESIQRRIDTVNRQLKPLSKSCVKKEKEYKEILEAYNEKSKEKAILVNRLIELVSESERMRMKKLEELNKTVDSLY; this is encoded by the exons ATGCAGGGCGAAGTGGAGCAGCAGGCGCCGATGCAGATGGTGCTGCGGGTGAAGCACCCGTCGTCGCTGTCCAGCGGCAGCGAGGAGGCGTCGGAGGGGGAGGGGTCGTCCAGGTCGGCGCTCTCCGTGTTCAAGGCCAAGGAGGAGCAGAtcgagaggaagaagatggaggtcAGGGACAAGGTCTTCGCGCAGCTCGGCCGCGTCGAGGAGGAGTCCAAGCGCCTAGCATTCATACGACAG GAGCTGGAAGGGATGGCCGATCCTACGAGGAAGGAGGTGGAATCAATACAGCGGCGGATCGACACCGTCAACCGCCAGCTCAAGCCTCTCAGCAAGAGCTGCGTCAAGAAG GAGAAAGAATACAAGGAGATTCTCGAGGCGTACAACGAGAAGAGCAAGGAGAAGGCCATACTTGTCAACAGGCTAATAGAG CTGGTGAGCGAAAGCGAGAGGATGAGGATGAAGAAGCTTGAAGAGCTCAACAAGACAGTCGATTCACTCTATTAG